Part of the Burkholderiales bacterium genome, TGAGCGTTCCCTGACCGGTGCCGATGAAGCTCGCCTTCATCTCGACGGTAATCGCGCCGTTGGCAGTCGCGTCGAGCGTGCGCGCGGCCAATGCCATCGCAACGTCGAGCAACGTCATGACCACACCGCCATGCGCGGCTTCATAGCTGTTCATCAATTCGGGGCGCAGATCGAGCTCCAGCACGGCGTGGCCGCCGCCCTTCTCTTTCAACCTTATGCCAAGATGGCTCGCAAACGGAATGGTACGGCCGAGCGCTTGTGCTAATTCC contains:
- a CDS encoding PaaI family thioesterase codes for the protein MELAQALGRTIPFASHLGIRLKEKGGGHAVLELDLRPELMNSYEAAHGGVVMTLLDVAMALAARTLDATANGAITVEMKASFIGTGQGTLIAEGRCLHLGRQVAFCEGDARDKAGKLVAKASGTFMLRHDRRGPVEALPRKA